The Solibacillus sp. FSL R7-0682 genome includes a window with the following:
- the pstC gene encoding phosphate ABC transporter permease subunit PstC — MTTKQHEPVSVQALIAKSRNRKGKKVIERIVPAGLFLAATISVLTTFGIVFTLIFETIEFFTRVSITDYIFGKEWLPFSGKEPLYGILPLILGTFKVTLIAILVAVPFGLGAAIYLSEYASERVRKTVKPILEVLAGVPTIVYGFFALTFITPILQAIIPNLKIFNAISPGIVVGIMILPMITSMSEDAMSSVPRTIREGALGLGATKFEVAIKVVLPAALSGIVASVVLGVSRAIGETMIVSLAGGSTPRFDFGFTDSIQTMTAYIVQVTTGDAGYGTTIYYSIYAVGFTLFIFTLMMNLLASYISKRFREEY; from the coding sequence ATGACGACAAAGCAACATGAACCAGTATCTGTTCAGGCACTCATTGCAAAGTCCCGCAATCGCAAAGGAAAGAAAGTCATCGAAAGGATCGTACCAGCAGGACTTTTTTTAGCTGCAACAATTTCGGTGCTTACGACGTTTGGGATTGTATTTACACTCATTTTTGAGACAATCGAATTTTTTACCCGTGTATCAATTACTGATTATATTTTCGGAAAAGAATGGCTACCGTTTTCAGGAAAAGAGCCGTTATACGGTATTTTACCGTTAATACTTGGAACCTTTAAAGTAACATTAATTGCTATATTGGTTGCAGTTCCATTTGGCTTAGGGGCAGCAATTTATTTAAGTGAATATGCTTCAGAGCGAGTTCGTAAAACAGTTAAACCAATTTTAGAAGTACTAGCAGGTGTTCCAACAATTGTATACGGATTTTTTGCGCTCACTTTCATAACACCGATTTTACAAGCGATCATTCCGAACTTAAAAATCTTTAATGCGATTAGTCCAGGGATTGTTGTAGGAATTATGATTTTACCAATGATTACATCTATGTCAGAGGATGCGATGAGTTCTGTCCCACGTACTATTCGTGAAGGTGCACTAGGACTTGGCGCCACGAAGTTCGAGGTAGCAATTAAGGTCGTGCTACCTGCAGCATTATCTGGTATTGTGGCATCTGTCGTACTTGGTGTCTCCCGTGCGATTGGTGAAACAATGATCGTTTCTCTTGCCGGAGGATCGACACCGAGATTTGATTTTGGCTTCACAGACTCTATTCAAACGATGACAGCTTACATCGTACAAGTAACAACAGGAGATGCTGGGTACGGTACGACCATATACTATTCAATTTATGCGGTTGGCTTTACGTTATTTATCTTTACATTAATGATGAATTTACTAGCCTCTTACATTTCAAAACGCTTCCGAGAGGAGTATTAA
- the pstB gene encoding phosphate ABC transporter ATP-binding protein PstB, translating into MASKGFNLWYGEHHALKDINLDMKENEVTAIIGPSGCGKSTYIKALNRMVELVPIVKTTGEINYRGRNIFDAGYEVEELRTKVGMVFQKPNPFPKSIYDNIAYGPRIHGIKNKKILDEIVEKSLRGAAIWDEVKDRLNQNAYGLSGGQQQRICIARCLAIEPDVILMDEPTSALDPISTLKVEELVQQIKQQYSIVIVTHNMQQAARISDKTAFFLNGEVIEYDNTDTIFSTPSDQRTEDYISGRFG; encoded by the coding sequence ATGGCTTCAAAAGGATTTAACTTATGGTATGGGGAGCACCATGCCTTAAAGGATATTAACTTAGATATGAAGGAAAATGAAGTAACAGCTATTATTGGTCCATCTGGCTGTGGAAAGTCCACGTATATTAAAGCGCTGAATCGTATGGTCGAACTTGTACCAATCGTCAAAACGACAGGGGAAATTAACTACCGAGGTCGGAATATTTTTGATGCTGGTTACGAAGTGGAGGAGCTACGAACAAAGGTAGGGATGGTCTTCCAAAAGCCAAACCCATTCCCAAAATCGATTTATGATAATATTGCATATGGTCCACGTATTCACGGTATTAAAAACAAAAAAATCTTAGATGAAATCGTTGAAAAATCGCTCCGTGGCGCGGCAATTTGGGATGAAGTAAAGGACCGCCTCAATCAAAATGCTTACGGATTATCGGGTGGTCAGCAGCAACGTATTTGTATCGCCCGTTGCTTAGCAATCGAGCCAGATGTCATTTTAATGGATGAGCCAACAAGTGCCTTAGATCCAATATCTACGTTAAAGGTAGAAGAATTAGTCCAACAAATAAAACAGCAATACTCGATTGTCATTGTGACACATAACATGCAACAAGCGGCACGTATTTCTGATAAAACAGCCTTCTTCTTAAATGGTGAAGTTATAGAATATGATAATACCGATACTATTTTTTCTACGCCGAGCGATCAGCGTACAGAAGATTATATTTCAGGTCGATTTGGATAA
- a CDS encoding response regulator, whose amino-acid sequence MRKKLLHTVVIVGALSNAVILAMMDMPIWLIVLMSVIYVVIFEGLLLVLEPRLVRAERERNVKVYPFLHELVDAKKATVTLRDGTTLYNTTFEGYAHPKDAKTILLHTQTVKTKKAPATITEHEVKLINIKSVKKLQ is encoded by the coding sequence ATGCGTAAAAAACTTTTACATACTGTAGTCATTGTTGGAGCATTAAGTAATGCGGTGATTTTAGCCATGATGGACATGCCCATTTGGCTTATTGTATTAATGTCAGTTATTTATGTTGTCATTTTTGAAGGGCTACTTTTAGTGTTAGAGCCTCGGTTAGTGCGAGCCGAACGAGAGAGAAATGTAAAGGTCTATCCATTTTTACATGAGCTTGTTGATGCGAAGAAGGCAACTGTCACGCTACGAGATGGGACAACCCTTTACAATACAACTTTTGAAGGCTATGCCCATCCAAAGGACGCGAAAACGATTCTATTACATACGCAGACCGTTAAAACAAAGAAGGCGCCAGCAACAATTACAGAACATGAAGTTAAACTTATTAACATTAAGTCTGTTAAAAAGCTTCAATAA
- a CDS encoding GatB/YqeY domain-containing protein: MLKTIVFDQLKQAMKNKDTLAKGVLTLVKSALDSAEKEKGAELTPQEEIAIINREIKQTNQSLDGAKTAGRDDLIEKEEAKLTILKSFLPKQLSEEEIIAELRAAGITSGMNMGEAMKIAKPLLDGKADGAAISKAVKSLIS, encoded by the coding sequence ATGTTAAAAACAATTGTATTTGATCAATTAAAGCAAGCAATGAAAAATAAAGACACATTAGCAAAAGGTGTTTTAACACTTGTCAAATCAGCACTTGATTCTGCAGAAAAAGAAAAGGGTGCAGAGCTAACACCACAGGAAGAAATTGCGATAATTAACCGTGAAATTAAGCAAACTAATCAATCACTAGATGGCGCAAAAACGGCTGGACGTGACGATTTAATTGAAAAAGAAGAAGCAAAATTAACGATTTTAAAAAGCTTCCTTCCAAAGCAATTATCCGAAGAAGAAATTATTGCAGAGCTTCGAGCAGCAGGGATTACTTCTGGAATGAATATGGGGGAAGCAATGAAAATTGCGAAGCCTCTACTTGATGGTAAAGCAGACGGTGCAGCAATTTCAAAAGCAGTTAAATCTTTAATTTCTTAA
- a CDS encoding peptidoglycan D,D-transpeptidase FtsI family protein — MRKLPQNRTPNPKAKQRASLTFRMNVLFFSIFVLFSVLIFRLGYLQIVKGEDYVLELERKEEVRVNTSVPRGRIFDRYGRILVDNQPENAITYTKMQTTKSSEMLDIAKKLAHLIEQPTDKITQRDKLDFWILLNPDDAKEKVTQEEMNEFREQNEELETKAFNAEYDRRIRERITDEELAQLTDNDLEVLAIYREMMTGYSLSPQIIKGENVTADEFARVSENLTDLPGVNTTTDWKRVRLSSLAVLGRTTVPSKGVPKSKLNFYLARDYSRNDRVGESYFEAEYEEILQGEKSVVKNLTNKKGQVVETVTTFDGEPGKDLVTTLDLELQQKADAILEQKLLELKSYGSSAELLDRAFLVAMNPKTGELLSVVGKKLEYDEETNERYVIDYSYGTFTTAYEAGSAVKAATVLMGYNEGIIKPGQVMLDSPMHIGNITLNSLFNKYGSVMLDDLTALERSSNIYMFKIAMGVGGRTYTPGMRFSLADGTLQKMRNEYAQFGLGVPTGVDLPGETIGYQADPDTDVKMLNLAIGQFDTYTTLQLAQYISTIANGGYRIQPRMLKEIRNPSKDGENLGQIVNEVTPTILNRIENSEKEIAQVQEGLRRVYFGANGSAASRFRDANFTAAGKTGTAQVVYYGPQKEKYGTDTINIVHVGYAPFEDPEIAYAIIYPWATTNFDIYLPQGNETARELLDAYFDLKKKYVEDGLSSSKVEKPIIKSSTETLNEDEDEETVNE, encoded by the coding sequence TTGCGAAAATTACCACAAAATCGCACACCAAATCCAAAGGCAAAGCAGCGCGCGAGCTTAACTTTTCGGATGAATGTCCTTTTCTTTTCAATATTTGTTCTATTTTCGGTATTAATTTTCCGTTTAGGATACTTACAAATAGTAAAAGGTGAGGATTATGTTCTAGAACTAGAGCGTAAAGAGGAAGTACGGGTAAATACGAGTGTACCACGAGGTCGTATTTTTGACCGTTACGGAAGAATTTTAGTAGATAATCAGCCTGAAAATGCGATTACATATACAAAAATGCAGACAACCAAGTCCTCTGAAATGCTTGACATTGCTAAAAAGCTAGCACATTTAATTGAACAGCCAACCGATAAAATTACACAGCGTGATAAGCTAGATTTTTGGATTTTATTAAATCCGGATGATGCGAAGGAAAAAGTTACACAAGAGGAAATGAATGAGTTCCGTGAGCAAAACGAAGAATTAGAAACAAAAGCGTTTAATGCAGAATACGACCGTCGTATTCGAGAACGAATTACAGATGAAGAACTCGCTCAATTAACGGATAATGATTTAGAAGTGTTAGCCATTTACCGAGAAATGATGACAGGCTACAGTTTATCACCACAAATTATTAAAGGTGAAAACGTAACTGCTGATGAATTTGCGCGAGTATCTGAAAATTTAACTGATTTACCTGGGGTCAACACGACAACGGACTGGAAGCGTGTTCGATTGTCCTCGTTAGCAGTATTAGGCCGTACAACCGTTCCAAGTAAAGGTGTACCAAAATCAAAGCTGAATTTCTATTTAGCACGAGACTACTCACGAAATGACCGAGTAGGAGAAAGTTATTTTGAAGCCGAATATGAGGAAATTTTACAAGGTGAGAAATCAGTCGTTAAAAACTTAACAAACAAAAAGGGGCAAGTTGTTGAGACCGTTACAACCTTTGATGGAGAGCCAGGTAAAGATTTAGTCACAACCCTCGACCTAGAGCTACAACAAAAGGCTGATGCGATTTTGGAACAGAAGCTATTAGAATTAAAATCATATGGTAGTTCTGCCGAGCTTTTAGATCGTGCCTTTTTAGTGGCGATGAATCCGAAAACAGGAGAGCTACTATCCGTAGTTGGGAAGAAACTCGAGTATGATGAGGAAACGAATGAACGTTATGTCATCGATTATTCCTATGGAACGTTTACAACAGCCTATGAAGCAGGGTCGGCTGTAAAAGCAGCGACAGTATTGATGGGTTATAATGAAGGCATCATTAAACCAGGTCAAGTAATGCTCGATTCTCCAATGCATATTGGTAATATTACGTTAAACTCATTATTTAATAAATATGGTAGTGTCATGCTAGATGATTTAACGGCACTTGAACGATCATCCAACATTTACATGTTTAAAATTGCGATGGGTGTAGGTGGTAGAACATATACCCCTGGGATGCGCTTCAGTTTAGCAGATGGCACATTGCAAAAAATGCGTAATGAATATGCCCAATTTGGTTTAGGTGTACCAACAGGTGTGGATTTACCAGGAGAAACAATTGGTTATCAGGCTGATCCGGATACAGATGTAAAAATGCTGAACTTAGCTATTGGTCAGTTTGATACGTATACAACATTACAACTAGCCCAATATATTTCAACAATTGCCAATGGTGGCTACCGTATTCAACCACGCATGCTAAAAGAAATTCGTAATCCTTCAAAGGATGGAGAAAATTTAGGGCAAATTGTTAACGAAGTAACACCGACTATTTTAAACCGTATTGAAAATAGTGAAAAAGAAATTGCCCAAGTGCAAGAAGGGTTACGTCGTGTTTATTTCGGTGCCAATGGATCAGCAGCAAGTAGATTTAGAGATGCTAATTTTACAGCAGCTGGTAAAACAGGTACTGCCCAAGTAGTTTACTACGGACCTCAGAAGGAGAAATATGGTACCGATACGATTAATATCGTACATGTAGGCTATGCACCATTTGAAGATCCAGAAATTGCGTATGCAATTATATACCCTTGGGCAACAACGAACTTTGATATTTATTTACCACAAGGAAATGAGACAGCTCGTGAGTTATTGGACGCTTATTTTGATTTGAAAAAGAAATATGTAGAAGATGGCCTTTCATCGAGCAAAGTCGAAAAACCAATTATTAAATCTTCTACTGAAACATTAAATGAAGATGAAGATGAGGAAACGGTTAACGAATAA
- a CDS encoding sigma-70 family RNA polymerase sigma factor, protein MQEQLESIMHEFSGHLLRLAYFYTKNRHAAEDIVQEVFIKFASSDYEERGQLRAYLTTMTVNRSKDYLKSWAYKKIQLESKWWMKTSDRDHLVQLEERSQIGAAILKLPLKYREPILLYYYEEMSVGQVASILQLPENTVKTRLKRGRDQLRPVLEGEWEVLSHE, encoded by the coding sequence TTGCAGGAACAACTTGAGAGCATCATGCATGAGTTTAGTGGGCATTTATTGCGTCTTGCATACTTTTATACGAAAAACCGCCATGCTGCTGAAGATATTGTACAGGAAGTATTTATTAAGTTTGCAAGCTCAGATTACGAAGAGCGAGGTCAATTAAGAGCTTATTTAACAACAATGACAGTCAACCGTAGTAAAGATTACTTGAAAAGCTGGGCGTATAAAAAAATACAGCTTGAATCGAAATGGTGGATGAAAACATCGGATCGAGATCATTTAGTACAGCTGGAGGAACGTTCACAAATTGGTGCGGCCATTTTAAAGTTACCACTAAAATACCGTGAACCAATACTGCTGTATTATTATGAAGAAATGTCAGTAGGGCAAGTAGCTAGCATTTTACAGCTCCCAGAAAACACCGTAAAAACAAGATTGAAGCGAGGACGCGACCAGCTAAGACCAGTGTTAGAAGGCGAATGGGAGGTGCTATCTCATGAATGA
- a CDS encoding phosphate-starvation-inducible protein PsiE: MAKKKKEYTIAPERVEEALLIQNRMLIELFVQVLDEQLVIERPILHERLENLIELSGHDRELKDTLHGLTEKL; this comes from the coding sequence ATGGCGAAAAAGAAGAAAGAATATACAATCGCTCCTGAGCGTGTAGAAGAAGCATTATTAATCCAAAACCGTATGTTAATCGAATTATTTGTTCAAGTATTAGATGAGCAATTAGTTATTGAGCGCCCAATCCTACATGAACGTTTAGAAAACTTAATCGAGCTATCTGGCCATGACCGTGAGTTAAAAGATACTTTACACGGTTTAACTGAAAAACTGTAA
- a CDS encoding PstS family phosphate ABC transporter substrate-binding protein, producing MKKWQYLTSTALLGSALFLGACGSDEDGTSSSAESSEEASSTENAAKQAESGNAQLTGNVAGDGSSTVAPITEALVEEYAAVQKDVRVSVGVSGTGGGFEKFINGETDFSNASRPIKDSEKEELAAAGIDFTEFELAYDGLSVVVHPENTWAKNLTVEQLKQIWIEDGTEKKWSDIDPSWPAEKIVFYSPGADSGTYDYFDEVILDGEDIVKTATLSEDDNVLVQGVTADKNAIGYFGYAYYLENKDKLQVVTVNGVEPTNETIESGEYSPLSRPLFVYVKNSAVKDSEAAFDFIKFTLENAGEMAEVVGYVKLPEEKYNASLEVLEGLK from the coding sequence ATGAAAAAGTGGCAGTACTTAACATCAACAGCATTACTAGGTTCAGCATTATTTTTAGGCGCATGTGGAAGTGACGAAGATGGCACTTCTTCATCAGCTGAAAGTTCAGAAGAGGCTTCATCAACTGAGAATGCAGCGAAACAAGCTGAATCAGGCAATGCACAATTAACAGGTAACGTAGCGGGAGATGGTTCTTCAACGGTAGCTCCAATCACAGAAGCATTAGTTGAAGAATATGCAGCCGTACAAAAAGACGTTCGTGTATCTGTTGGTGTGTCTGGTACAGGCGGCGGCTTCGAAAAATTCATCAATGGTGAAACAGACTTCTCAAATGCATCTCGCCCAATTAAAGATTCAGAAAAAGAAGAGCTAGCAGCAGCAGGCATTGACTTTACAGAGTTTGAATTAGCTTACGATGGTTTATCAGTAGTAGTTCACCCAGAAAATACATGGGCTAAAAATTTAACAGTAGAGCAGTTAAAACAAATTTGGATTGAAGATGGTACAGAAAAGAAATGGTCAGATATAGACCCTTCATGGCCAGCGGAAAAAATCGTATTCTATTCTCCAGGAGCCGATTCTGGAACGTATGACTACTTCGATGAAGTGATTTTAGATGGTGAAGACATCGTAAAAACGGCTACTTTATCTGAAGATGATAATGTACTTGTACAAGGTGTAACAGCAGATAAAAACGCAATTGGCTACTTCGGCTATGCTTACTATCTAGAAAATAAGGACAAGCTTCAAGTTGTTACGGTTAATGGTGTTGAGCCAACAAACGAAACAATTGAATCAGGGGAATATTCTCCATTATCACGTCCATTATTTGTATACGTGAAAAATAGCGCAGTAAAAGATAGCGAAGCAGCATTCGACTTTATCAAATTTACTTTAGAAAATGCTGGTGAAATGGCTGAAGTTGTCGGGTATGTAAAGCTACCTGAAGAAAAGTACAATGCCAGCTTAGAAGTATTAGAAGGATTAAAATAA
- the phoU gene encoding phosphate signaling complex protein PhoU, which translates to MMRERFEHDLVSLQQDLMELCDKSIDSLELAFNAFLKKDIDIALHVIDTDLMINRLEEMINDRVILLIAKQQPVATDLRRLIVVIKTAADMERIGDYAVNIAKETIRIGKEPFVTSIEPIEEMFHKTASMLRQIVEAYMEENTVKAKEIAQLDDEVDALYGNTIGNLMKLNVSNEHVAQVTNLSFICRHIERAADHATNIAEHLFYLVKGKHYELNN; encoded by the coding sequence ATGATGCGAGAACGATTTGAACATGATTTAGTTTCTTTACAACAAGATTTAATGGAGCTCTGTGATAAAAGTATTGATTCACTGGAGTTGGCCTTCAATGCCTTTTTGAAGAAAGATATAGATATCGCGTTACATGTCATCGATACAGATTTAATGATCAATCGTTTAGAGGAAATGATAAATGATCGCGTAATCTTATTAATTGCAAAGCAACAGCCGGTAGCAACCGATTTACGCCGACTAATTGTTGTGATTAAAACGGCAGCAGATATGGAACGAATCGGTGATTATGCAGTGAATATTGCAAAAGAGACGATTCGTATAGGGAAAGAGCCCTTTGTCACGAGTATTGAACCAATCGAGGAGATGTTTCATAAAACAGCATCAATGCTTCGACAAATTGTGGAAGCATATATGGAAGAAAATACGGTTAAGGCAAAGGAAATTGCCCAGCTTGATGATGAAGTAGATGCTTTATATGGCAATACAATAGGAAATTTAATGAAGCTCAATGTGTCTAATGAGCATGTCGCACAAGTAACAAATCTATCATTCATCTGTCGGCATATTGAACGAGCAGCAGACCATGCAACCAATATTGCAGAGCACTTGTTTTATTTAGTAAAAGGGAAGCATTATGAATTAAATAACTAG
- the pstA gene encoding phosphate ABC transporter permease PstA — MRYLQHDQVMKRMNKRLVSNKVWKIVFIVATSFALISLGMLLYRILSQGLGYLDWGFLTSFASRIPANAGIKAALIGSLWLMSVVAPVSIILGVSTAIYLEEYAKKNRLNDFIRMNIANLAGVPSIVFGLLGLTIFVRLLGLDKSILAAGFTMSLLILPVIIVASQEAIRAVPNEQREASYGMGATKWQTIVRVVLPAAIPGVLTGSILALSRAIGETAPLVVIGIPVILQFLPTGYLDTFTALPMQIFDWAKRPQEEFQYVASAGIIVLMLVLISMNSVAIYIRNKFQKRY; from the coding sequence ATGCGCTACTTACAACACGACCAAGTGATGAAACGAATGAACAAGCGCCTCGTTTCAAATAAAGTTTGGAAAATAGTTTTCATTGTTGCAACTAGCTTTGCTCTAATTTCACTAGGAATGCTACTTTATCGGATATTATCACAAGGCTTAGGATATTTAGATTGGGGCTTTCTAACAAGCTTTGCATCGCGCATTCCAGCTAATGCAGGGATTAAAGCAGCGTTAATCGGATCGCTTTGGTTAATGTCTGTTGTCGCACCTGTTTCAATTATATTAGGTGTCAGCACAGCCATCTATTTAGAAGAATATGCAAAGAAAAATAGGCTAAATGACTTCATTCGTATGAATATTGCAAACTTAGCAGGTGTTCCTTCGATTGTGTTTGGTTTACTAGGATTAACCATTTTCGTTCGTTTATTAGGGTTAGATAAAAGTATTTTAGCAGCTGGCTTTACAATGAGCCTATTAATCTTACCAGTAATTATCGTTGCTTCGCAGGAGGCCATTCGTGCTGTCCCAAATGAGCAGCGGGAAGCCTCTTATGGTATGGGTGCAACGAAATGGCAAACAATTGTCCGTGTCGTGCTCCCAGCAGCAATTCCAGGTGTTTTAACAGGCAGTATTTTAGCGCTATCGCGTGCTATTGGAGAAACAGCACCACTAGTTGTCATTGGTATACCAGTCATTCTACAATTTTTACCAACAGGCTATCTAGATACATTTACGGCTTTACCAATGCAAATTTTTGACTGGGCGAAACGTCCACAAGAAGAGTTCCAATATGTCGCTTCAGCAGGCATTATCGTACTCATGCTTGTGCTCATCTCGATGAACTCAGTAGCGATTTATATTCGAAACAAATTCCAAAAACGATATTAG
- a CDS encoding NUDIX hydrolase — protein MNLHDQIELYNPTNEQETKDRDLILRAMGTLSDVLTRNNEILHFTASAIVLNPSRTHVLMVYHNIYNSWSWTGGHADGEPDLFKVAKKELMEEAGLTEVKAIQEEMISLDILPVIGHKKNGKYVAPHLHFNATYLFEVQDDAQLQVKADENSAVSWIAITEIAEKCSELHMIPLYEKIIGKVKQLQI, from the coding sequence ATGAATTTACATGATCAAATTGAATTGTATAATCCTACAAACGAGCAAGAAACAAAAGATCGTGATTTGATTTTGCGTGCTATGGGCACATTATCTGATGTGTTAACGCGCAATAATGAAATATTACACTTTACAGCTTCAGCAATCGTATTAAATCCAAGTCGTACACATGTATTAATGGTGTACCATAATATTTACAATTCATGGAGTTGGACAGGTGGACATGCGGACGGGGAGCCAGATTTATTTAAAGTGGCGAAAAAAGAGCTAATGGAAGAAGCAGGCTTAACAGAAGTAAAGGCAATTCAAGAAGAGATGATTTCTCTTGATATTTTGCCAGTAATCGGACATAAGAAAAACGGTAAATATGTCGCTCCACATTTACACTTTAATGCAACTTATTTATTTGAAGTACAAGATGATGCCCAGCTCCAAGTAAAGGCGGATGAAAACAGTGCAGTAAGTTGGATTGCTATAACAGAAATAGCGGAGAAGTGTTCAGAGCTCCATATGATACCGCTATATGAAAAAATAATTGGTAAAGTAAAGCAATTACAAATATAA
- a CDS encoding nitroreductase family protein — MEFVKLIEKRRSANNFLEGVVITEADLKPVFDDVKLAPSTFNLQHTNYYVVLDEEKKEQIREAAFGQYKVHTAAGVIIVTANRYAYKDTACLNQGMLNLGIMTDSQLEQMVQENTNFYEQRGEDFMKEDAIRNGSLSAMMFMLAAKNRGLDTCPMNGFDPEKIRNILDIPSSDEIVLMITIGKEKESSRNLRGYRKPVEEFVTYMK, encoded by the coding sequence GTGGAATTTGTAAAATTAATCGAAAAAAGACGTTCAGCAAATAATTTTCTTGAAGGTGTCGTAATTACGGAAGCCGATTTAAAACCTGTGTTCGACGATGTAAAACTAGCTCCTTCAACATTTAATTTACAACATACAAACTATTATGTAGTGCTCGATGAAGAAAAAAAGGAGCAGATTCGAGAAGCCGCCTTTGGACAATACAAAGTACATACAGCTGCGGGAGTTATTATTGTTACGGCTAACCGTTATGCCTATAAAGATACAGCTTGTTTAAATCAAGGGATGCTAAATTTGGGAATTATGACGGATTCGCAATTGGAGCAAATGGTCCAAGAAAATACAAATTTTTATGAGCAGCGCGGGGAAGATTTTATGAAGGAAGATGCGATTCGAAATGGCTCGTTGTCAGCAATGATGTTTATGCTTGCTGCTAAAAACCGTGGCCTAGATACGTGCCCAATGAATGGCTTTGATCCTGAAAAAATTCGTAACATATTAGATATACCTAGTTCCGATGAGATTGTCTTAATGATTACAATTGGCAAAGAAAAAGAAAGTAGTCGAAATTTAAGAGGATATCGTAAACCAGTAGAAGAATTTGTAACTTATATGAAATAA
- a CDS encoding iron-containing alcohol dehydrogenase has protein sequence MYTAYCRTFQESLKLGMKFMNWRKPQLLEGENSLLRLPELIKSLHYKQLLIVTDEGIAKLNLMDPLLAELQALEINYVIYDKTIPNPTFTNIEEALQLYYTNHCEAIIAFGGGSPMDCAKVVAARVARPEKEIPQLKGLFKVRKEIPTLFAVPTTAGTGSEGTVAAVVTNSNTHEKFAISDPVLIPHYAVLDPLLTVNLPKHITSTTGMDALTHAVEAYIGRSNTEETRKYSREAVKLIFKYLQRAYDDGQDVEARKQMQRASYLAGLAFTRAYVGYVHAIAHTLGGFYQVPHGYANAIILPHVLRFYGDHAAKPLAELANLVGIGNFSDSDEKKAQLFIEAIEKMNEHMAIPTKVEGIVNRDVPLMVDRALQEANPLYPVPKIVKEDEMFYLYQIIQA, from the coding sequence ATGTATACAGCGTATTGTCGCACTTTTCAAGAATCATTAAAATTAGGTATGAAATTTATGAATTGGCGAAAACCACAGCTTCTAGAAGGTGAAAATAGTTTATTAAGGCTTCCAGAATTGATTAAAAGTTTACATTATAAACAACTATTAATCGTGACGGATGAAGGAATCGCCAAATTGAATTTGATGGATCCATTATTAGCCGAGTTACAGGCACTGGAAATCAATTATGTCATATACGATAAGACCATTCCTAATCCGACGTTTACAAATATCGAAGAGGCACTTCAACTTTATTATACAAATCATTGTGAAGCTATTATTGCCTTTGGTGGTGGTTCTCCTATGGATTGTGCAAAGGTAGTAGCAGCAAGAGTTGCGCGTCCTGAGAAAGAGATTCCTCAGCTAAAAGGATTGTTTAAAGTCCGAAAAGAAATTCCTACATTATTTGCAGTACCGACAACAGCGGGTACTGGAAGTGAAGGAACAGTTGCAGCCGTCGTTACAAATAGTAATACGCATGAAAAATTTGCAATTAGTGACCCGGTTTTAATCCCACATTACGCAGTGTTAGATCCACTATTAACCGTAAATTTACCAAAGCATATTACATCGACAACGGGGATGGATGCTTTAACACATGCAGTAGAAGCATATATCGGAAGAAGTAATACTGAAGAAACACGCAAATATTCTCGTGAAGCAGTAAAGTTAATTTTTAAATATTTACAGCGTGCATATGACGATGGGCAAGATGTCGAGGCTCGAAAGCAAATGCAACGTGCTTCATACTTAGCAGGCTTAGCCTTTACACGAGCATATGTCGGCTATGTCCATGCGATAGCACATACTTTAGGTGGCTTTTACCAAGTGCCGCACGGTTATGCGAATGCTATCATTTTACCGCATGTTCTACGTTTTTATGGGGATCATGCAGCCAAGCCATTAGCAGAGCTAGCTAATTTAGTAGGAATCGGAAATTTTAGCGATAGTGATGAAAAAAAAGCACAATTATTTATTGAAGCAATTGAAAAAATGAATGAACATATGGCGATTCCGACAAAGGTGGAGGGGATTGTCAACCGTGATGTACCCTTAATGGTAGATCGCGCATTACAAGAAGCGAACCCATTATATCCTGTACCGAAAATTGTGAAAGAAGATGAGATGTTTTACCTTTATCAAATAATTCAAGCTTAA